From the Leptospira sp. WS60.C2 genome, one window contains:
- the rpmF gene encoding 50S ribosomal protein L32, giving the protein MAVPKRRKSKSKVRTKRAHHAIGKPNLNPCSNCGSFVLSHRVCPYCGFYKGKLVVAQKVKKTTEDN; this is encoded by the coding sequence ATGGCAGTCCCAAAGAGACGTAAATCAAAATCGAAAGTTAGAACAAAAAGAGCCCATCACGCGATTGGCAAACCTAACTTAAACCCGTGTTCCAATTGTGGATCATTTGTTCTGTCCCACCGTGTATGCCCTTATTGCGGTTTTTATAAGGGTAAACTCGTAGTCGCTCAAAAAGTTAAAAAAACGACCGAAGATAACTAA
- a CDS encoding sulfurtransferase: MIQKWTKTLTSLFLLSSLFFCAEKKADNNNILLGLLTLAANQIKVNTVSELVNESADDYNQNQWGLITGSTLNSWVSNWQANKPSHITGKLIILQTDAANRRTGDSPGRKPYVKSDPQLGVYVYLLNDYTPSGLPTGGFRFNQTRDAGLIRNSVRYQANGEFVDDWLNTYGINPTKDLIVFAAGTGNGTIPASALTSSSAGLAGAIQDITRGVYWLRYWGVDIKHLAILNGNLRSNFVLTYPTQTSDSKSSLPAKGNFTVKSIRVDNTIITSGLEDIYEIAKNNLEAQIPGLTTKQFLIDARPTPQFGSGRSAGVNGDTTQYITTGWDSAGAPVVWGAGGDANSANTAGKTYVPFEGNIKGAVSFPWLALFEGFTDSGGVADDAAAEAAFNIGYRYKPKSNLKTIFANKGYTSGATVVSQCRTNFEAQVNGFAALNILGYPTTYYDGSLVEWTALIAAHPDNTINQVPADFKWRTDLNTVSVFSYNPQITNSGALGGVISRVKPAGVNLQATTTKKFIQEDKAYKY, translated from the coding sequence ATGATTCAGAAATGGACAAAAACTCTCACTTCCCTATTCCTACTTTCGTCTTTGTTTTTTTGCGCAGAGAAAAAAGCGGATAATAACAACATACTCTTAGGTCTGCTGACTCTCGCAGCCAATCAAATCAAAGTGAATACTGTCAGTGAATTGGTAAACGAATCAGCCGATGACTATAATCAAAACCAATGGGGACTGATTACGGGGTCTACATTGAATTCTTGGGTGTCCAATTGGCAGGCAAATAAACCAAGCCATATCACAGGAAAACTGATTATCTTACAAACGGATGCTGCGAATCGTAGAACTGGCGATAGTCCTGGAAGAAAACCATATGTGAAATCGGATCCTCAACTGGGAGTCTATGTATACTTATTGAATGACTATACTCCTTCAGGCCTACCTACTGGTGGGTTTCGCTTCAACCAAACAAGAGATGCAGGTCTGATTAGAAATTCTGTTCGATACCAAGCAAACGGAGAATTTGTGGATGACTGGCTGAATACGTATGGCATTAACCCGACAAAAGATTTGATTGTTTTTGCAGCTGGAACTGGAAATGGAACCATTCCTGCTTCAGCACTCACCTCTTCTAGTGCAGGACTGGCTGGAGCCATTCAAGACATTACAAGAGGTGTATATTGGTTGCGATACTGGGGAGTTGATATCAAACATTTGGCAATCCTCAACGGAAATTTGAGGAGCAATTTTGTGTTAACTTATCCGACTCAAACCAGTGATTCCAAAAGTTCGCTACCTGCGAAGGGTAACTTCACAGTAAAAAGCATTCGTGTAGACAATACCATTATCACTTCTGGCTTAGAGGATATTTACGAAATTGCAAAAAACAATCTGGAAGCACAAATTCCTGGACTTACAACAAAACAGTTCTTAATTGACGCAAGACCCACTCCTCAATTTGGATCAGGACGATCGGCAGGTGTCAATGGCGATACCACTCAATACATCACAACTGGTTGGGATTCCGCTGGAGCACCTGTTGTTTGGGGCGCAGGTGGTGATGCAAACTCTGCCAATACAGCAGGAAAAACCTATGTGCCTTTTGAAGGCAATATCAAAGGTGCTGTATCATTTCCATGGCTTGCTCTCTTCGAAGGTTTTACTGATTCAGGTGGAGTTGCAGATGATGCGGCAGCGGAAGCAGCCTTCAATATTGGATACCGTTATAAACCGAAATCTAATTTAAAAACAATTTTCGCAAATAAAGGTTATACTTCTGGTGCCACAGTTGTGAGCCAATGTCGAACCAATTTTGAAGCACAGGTGAATGGGTTCGCTGCTCTAAACATTTTGGGTTATCCAACTACTTACTATGATGGTTCCCTTGTAGAATGGACCGCTTTGATAGCTGCCCATCCTGATAACACAATCAATCAGGTCCCTGCTGATTTTAAATGGAGAACTGATTTAAACACCGTGAGTGTTTTTAGTTACAATCCACAAATCACAAATAGTGGAGCTTTGGGAGGTGTTATCAGTAGAGTGAAACCTGCCGGGGTCAATCTACAAGCAACCACCACTAAAAAATTCATCCAAGAAGATAAAGCATACAAGTATTAG
- the plsX gene encoding phosphate acyltransferase PlsX: protein MWVAVDAMSGDYGPEGIVEGAVLAVREFGLSVSLVGDEQELLDILLKFDYDTEKIRVIHSSEIIGMNDSPSIAVRAMEDSSVVKAVRLVADKECIGVFSPGNTGATMAAALLHLGRLPGVLRPPIAAPIPREEGPPVILLDAGANVDCKPEYLAQFAVMGEIYARELFGISKPKVGILSNGEEDKKGNTVSVKTFDLLKKIPFNFVGNVEGRDLYGSGRDVDVVVCDGFIGNIVLKATEGLAKSIFNVLRNSIRQSSLAQTGALLLKSTFTAVKKRLDYAEYGGALLLGVEGICMIGHGSSNALAVKNAVRVISECAKHGINERIRERLGEYKSILGDSH, encoded by the coding sequence ATGTGGGTCGCCGTGGACGCGATGAGCGGAGATTACGGCCCTGAAGGTATCGTCGAGGGCGCGGTACTGGCAGTACGAGAATTCGGACTGTCTGTTTCGCTCGTTGGCGACGAACAAGAGTTACTTGATATCCTGTTAAAATTCGATTATGACACCGAAAAAATCCGTGTCATACATTCATCCGAAATCATCGGAATGAATGATTCTCCTTCCATAGCTGTCCGCGCTATGGAGGATTCTTCCGTAGTCAAAGCAGTTCGTTTAGTAGCAGACAAAGAATGTATCGGTGTGTTTTCTCCTGGAAACACTGGCGCTACTATGGCCGCTGCATTATTACACCTCGGTCGTCTACCTGGCGTTTTACGACCTCCCATTGCTGCACCCATTCCTAGGGAAGAGGGACCACCTGTTATTTTGTTAGATGCTGGTGCCAATGTAGACTGCAAACCAGAATACTTGGCTCAGTTTGCTGTCATGGGTGAAATTTATGCCAGAGAACTCTTTGGAATTTCAAAACCAAAAGTTGGGATTCTTTCCAATGGGGAAGAAGACAAAAAAGGGAATACCGTTTCCGTAAAAACATTTGATCTCTTAAAAAAAATTCCATTTAACTTTGTTGGCAATGTCGAAGGCCGGGATTTGTACGGCAGTGGGCGAGACGTGGACGTAGTTGTTTGTGATGGTTTTATTGGAAACATTGTCCTGAAAGCCACAGAGGGCCTTGCAAAATCCATTTTTAATGTCTTACGAAATTCAATTAGACAATCAAGTCTTGCACAAACAGGTGCACTTCTTTTAAAATCCACATTTACAGCGGTGAAAAAACGTTTAGATTATGCTGAATATGGAGGCGCACTTTTACTTGGTGTAGAAGGGATTTGTATGATTGGGCATGGATCGTCTAACGCACTTGCTGTGAAAAATGCGGTTAGAGTGATATCTGAGTGCGCCAAACACGGTATCAATGAAAGAATCCGAGAGCGGTTAGGAGAATACAAAAGTATTTTAGGGGACTCCCATTAA
- a CDS encoding 30S ribosomal protein S1: MNSTNPSSPKNETTSFGELLEKWESQSQAQEQENSAGKGTLIEGTVVDVIGDTVFLDIGEKLEARVSREDFSETPKRGEKVSAIIKKRVDGYCVLSKKEADQRVGWETIKDASQNGYPLSGKIVGEVKNKGYLVESEGIQLFLPASHVGVRFKESTEGGKEFSFKIIELNEKTRTGVVSRKTLLDEINGEKWEELLGKVKVGDKVTGKVVKIANFGVFLSVYDVVGLLRQNDISYKKFAPFKQYFNIGAEVEVVVLEVDKENNKLSLGIKQLYEDPWAWAKKELEKGMVVRGIVTSLTNFGAFVELKEGLEGLIHTTELSWAKKPPHPKDVLKKGQEVDSEILDIDFEARRLSLGLKQLLPNPWEALSANVRAGNVLEGKITGITKYGAFVEVESGIEGLIHISDITWDEKEKNPLNLLKKGQSVQYKILDVNLDAQRISCGLKQLSEHPYEALRKKYPPGTLVEGRVKSIVSFGVFVEVEPGYEGLVHISEIPDGRNIKLEDLYKVGDSVRTVVVKIEPNNKKISLSIKDFDKAVEREEMAKYMKEDNQPSRESIGSFMNLNQNR, translated from the coding sequence TTGAATTCAACCAACCCATCCTCCCCCAAAAATGAGACCACTTCCTTCGGCGAATTATTAGAGAAGTGGGAATCGCAGTCACAAGCACAAGAACAAGAGAACTCCGCAGGAAAAGGCACCCTGATTGAAGGGACCGTAGTTGATGTCATCGGTGACACTGTTTTCCTTGATATTGGAGAAAAATTAGAAGCTCGTGTTTCTCGTGAAGACTTCTCTGAAACGCCAAAACGTGGCGAGAAAGTCAGTGCGATCATCAAAAAGCGGGTCGACGGGTATTGTGTCCTCTCCAAAAAAGAAGCGGACCAAAGAGTTGGTTGGGAAACCATCAAAGATGCAAGCCAAAACGGCTACCCTCTCTCTGGCAAAATTGTCGGAGAAGTGAAAAACAAAGGTTACTTAGTTGAGAGCGAAGGAATCCAATTATTCCTACCAGCATCTCATGTAGGTGTTCGATTTAAAGAATCCACGGAAGGTGGAAAAGAGTTTTCATTCAAAATCATCGAACTCAATGAAAAAACGAGAACTGGTGTGGTGTCTCGTAAAACCCTCCTCGACGAAATCAACGGCGAAAAGTGGGAAGAACTCCTTGGCAAAGTCAAAGTCGGAGACAAAGTCACAGGAAAGGTTGTAAAAATTGCCAACTTTGGTGTTTTCCTTTCTGTGTATGATGTAGTAGGTCTCCTCCGCCAAAACGATATTTCTTATAAAAAATTTGCTCCTTTCAAACAATACTTCAACATCGGCGCGGAAGTCGAAGTGGTTGTCCTCGAAGTTGATAAAGAGAATAACAAACTCTCCCTTGGCATCAAACAGTTGTATGAAGATCCTTGGGCTTGGGCAAAGAAAGAACTCGAAAAAGGAATGGTGGTTCGAGGAATCGTTACTTCCCTTACCAACTTCGGCGCTTTCGTAGAACTCAAAGAAGGATTGGAAGGACTCATCCATACAACGGAACTTTCTTGGGCAAAAAAACCACCTCATCCAAAAGATGTGTTGAAAAAAGGCCAAGAAGTTGACTCTGAAATTTTAGACATTGATTTCGAAGCAAGACGTTTGTCTCTCGGACTCAAACAACTTTTACCTAACCCATGGGAAGCTCTTTCTGCAAACGTCCGTGCGGGAAATGTTCTCGAAGGTAAAATCACTGGGATCACAAAATACGGTGCTTTCGTAGAAGTAGAAAGTGGAATCGAAGGACTCATTCATATCTCTGATATCACTTGGGATGAAAAAGAAAAGAATCCATTAAACCTCCTTAAAAAAGGCCAATCGGTTCAATACAAAATCCTAGATGTGAACTTAGATGCACAACGCATTAGCTGTGGATTAAAACAACTTTCTGAACACCCTTACGAAGCACTTCGCAAAAAATACCCACCGGGTACTCTTGTAGAAGGTCGTGTGAAATCCATCGTTAGTTTTGGAGTGTTTGTGGAAGTAGAACCTGGTTACGAAGGTCTTGTTCACATTTCTGAAATCCCAGATGGCCGAAACATCAAGTTAGAAGATCTATACAAAGTTGGTGATTCTGTTCGCACTGTTGTGGTGAAAATTGAACCTAACAACAAAAAGATCTCCCTCTCGATCAAAGACTTTGATAAAGCTGTTGAAAGAGAAGAGATGGCAAAATACATGAAGGAAGACAACCAGCCTTCACGTGAATCCATCGGATCTTTTATGAATTTAAACCAAAACCGATAG
- the hisG gene encoding ATP phosphoribosyltransferase, which yields MLTLALPKGRLAEETALLLQSKGWLKNLPSEGSKELTYVSEDKRLRLLFVRSQDVCTYVEEAAADVGIVGWDILREGGFDLIAPVDLKLGACRLSLASFPDFDLYAKRSKVRVATKYPNLTREYFFSKGISCEIIKLYGSIELAPIVGLSDCIVDLVSTGGTLKANGLKEFESILYSTARLVSNRSSFYHKHAELRSLIDSLEN from the coding sequence ATGTTAACTTTGGCTCTTCCGAAAGGTAGGCTTGCCGAAGAAACCGCACTTCTTTTGCAATCCAAAGGATGGCTAAAAAATTTGCCATCTGAGGGTTCTAAAGAACTCACCTATGTCTCCGAAGACAAACGACTTCGTTTACTATTTGTAAGATCCCAAGATGTCTGTACGTATGTAGAAGAAGCTGCTGCCGATGTTGGAATTGTAGGTTGGGACATCCTGAGAGAAGGGGGATTTGACCTCATCGCTCCTGTGGATTTGAAACTCGGTGCTTGTCGGCTTTCTCTTGCCTCCTTCCCCGACTTTGACCTCTACGCAAAACGCTCCAAAGTGCGCGTTGCGACCAAATACCCGAACCTCACTCGCGAATATTTTTTTTCCAAAGGCATTTCTTGCGAAATCATCAAACTTTATGGTTCGATTGAGCTTGCGCCGATTGTAGGACTTTCCGACTGTATCGTGGATCTCGTTTCCACTGGCGGAACGTTAAAAGCCAACGGACTCAAAGAATTTGAGTCGATCTTGTATAGTACAGCCCGTTTGGTCAGCAATCGCTCTTCTTTTTATCACAAACACGCCGAATTACGGTCTCTTATCGACAGCCTAGAAAATTAA
- the fabG gene encoding 3-oxoacyl-ACP reductase FabG, which produces MISLTGKTAIVTGGARGIGKATCLKLASLGANIVVADMNPEATNATAEELKAKGYKAIAVIANVSVEEDAQKLIDTAKKEFGSVDILVNNAGITRDTLLMRMKKEQWDAVIAVNLTGTYLCTQAAIKVMMKQENGGSIINLSSISGENGNIGQTNYSASKAGVIGFTKAVALEMASRKVRCNAIAPGFIATEMTEAIPENIRHGMVQAIPLKRAGLPEDIANGIAFLASDASSFITGHILDINGGGFLPGGGH; this is translated from the coding sequence ATGATCAGTTTAACAGGGAAAACAGCCATCGTAACAGGTGGTGCAAGAGGAATCGGAAAAGCAACTTGTTTGAAACTTGCATCTCTTGGTGCAAACATCGTTGTCGCCGATATGAACCCAGAAGCAACCAATGCAACTGCGGAAGAACTAAAAGCAAAAGGTTACAAAGCAATTGCAGTCATTGCAAACGTATCCGTTGAAGAAGATGCACAAAAATTAATTGATACAGCAAAAAAAGAATTTGGATCTGTTGATATTCTTGTGAACAATGCTGGGATTACTCGTGATACTCTCCTTATGAGAATGAAAAAAGAGCAGTGGGATGCGGTCATCGCTGTAAACCTCACTGGAACTTATCTCTGTACTCAAGCGGCAATCAAAGTCATGATGAAACAAGAAAATGGTGGATCCATCATTAACTTATCTTCTATCTCTGGTGAAAACGGAAACATCGGACAAACAAACTACTCTGCTTCGAAAGCAGGTGTGATTGGTTTTACTAAAGCTGTAGCACTTGAAATGGCATCTAGAAAGGTTCGTTGTAATGCAATCGCTCCAGGTTTCATTGCGACTGAAATGACGGAAGCAATTCCAGAAAACATCAGACATGGAATGGTGCAAGCGATCCCACTCAAACGTGCTGGTCTTCCTGAAGACATTGCAAACGGAATTGCCTTCCTTGCATCCGATGCGTCTTCTTTTATCACAGGACATATCCTTGATATCAACGGTGGTGGATTTTTACCAGGTGGTGGTCACTAA
- a CDS encoding DUF1538 domain-containing protein — MARNEKEESIQIGFREAITLIVPYFQKKVWNQIKSVIWIVLYLSLFQLIILRIPVKEAGIIALGISAVVFGLTFFLEGLFLGLMPLGEALGLRLPQKLGVFSIMIFSILMGIGATLAEPAITILKASGSKVAPWDAPLLYYLLNDGSGSLYLAIALGVGVSVVFGMLRFLYGFSLSKLLIPSILILLFVSIYAQFDENLQFISGLAWDSGAVTTGPVTVPLVVALGIGISKVSEKNEQSSAYGVVTLASLFPILAVFIVGIYFSGKLPKPMSEEEFFKTGIHLKESKLLLGEKLKNSLESKKIPNAQISPPLKFQSINDKILEAFQLAIRAILPLTLFLILVLYLILKEKIPYPEEVRLGILFSVIGLSIFNFGVIFGLNKLGDQVGGKLPSTFRSIELTDSTKYIPNFNPKTVLKAVNEDGKEESFFYLKERKLYTGIPYHEENWNAKSKVYEYIPIHGPIFGKEDNLLGYMIVLFFAFFLGYSATLAEPALSALGNAVEETTVGTFRKSFLIQAVAIGVGFGTLIGMLKILIELPIVWILIPIYISLLILNSISKSEFIEIAWDSAGVTTGPITVPLVIAMGLGIGNQLGTVDGFGILACASAFPILSVLVMGLIVENSRKLSLNEMETKSK; from the coding sequence ATGGCAAGGAATGAAAAAGAAGAGTCGATACAGATTGGATTTCGAGAAGCAATCACCCTTATCGTTCCCTATTTCCAAAAGAAAGTATGGAATCAGATCAAATCTGTCATTTGGATTGTACTCTACTTATCTCTATTTCAACTGATCATTTTACGAATTCCAGTAAAGGAAGCTGGCATCATTGCCCTTGGAATTTCTGCTGTCGTTTTTGGACTTACTTTTTTCTTAGAAGGTCTGTTTCTCGGCTTAATGCCATTAGGCGAAGCGTTAGGCCTGAGGTTACCTCAAAAATTGGGAGTGTTCAGTATCATGATCTTCTCGATTTTAATGGGAATCGGTGCAACATTAGCAGAGCCAGCGATCACAATTTTGAAAGCAAGCGGAAGTAAAGTGGCACCATGGGATGCTCCTTTATTGTATTATTTGCTTAATGATGGATCGGGATCATTGTACCTAGCGATTGCCTTAGGTGTAGGTGTATCCGTTGTCTTTGGTATGTTACGTTTTCTCTATGGATTCTCGTTATCGAAATTACTCATCCCTTCGATTCTAATTCTTTTATTCGTCAGTATTTATGCCCAATTTGATGAGAATTTACAATTCATTTCAGGACTAGCTTGGGATTCTGGAGCAGTGACAACTGGACCCGTTACAGTTCCTCTGGTTGTAGCCTTAGGAATTGGTATTTCCAAAGTATCTGAAAAAAATGAACAAAGCAGTGCGTATGGAGTGGTCACCCTTGCCTCCTTATTTCCAATCCTTGCCGTATTTATCGTTGGGATCTATTTTTCTGGGAAACTTCCAAAACCAATGTCAGAGGAAGAATTTTTCAAAACAGGAATTCATCTAAAAGAATCAAAACTTCTATTAGGTGAGAAACTCAAGAATTCCTTAGAATCAAAGAAGATTCCAAACGCACAAATATCGCCTCCTTTAAAGTTTCAAAGTATCAATGATAAAATTTTGGAGGCATTTCAATTAGCAATTCGTGCGATTTTACCTCTCACTTTGTTTTTAATTCTAGTTTTGTATTTAATATTGAAGGAGAAAATTCCTTACCCTGAAGAAGTTAGGTTAGGAATTCTTTTTTCCGTCATTGGCCTCTCAATCTTTAACTTCGGAGTGATTTTTGGATTGAATAAACTTGGTGATCAAGTTGGAGGAAAGCTACCGTCCACCTTTCGTTCGATTGAATTAACAGATTCAACAAAATACATCCCAAATTTTAACCCAAAAACAGTGTTAAAAGCAGTGAATGAAGATGGAAAGGAAGAAAGTTTTTTCTATCTGAAAGAACGGAAACTATACACAGGGATTCCCTATCACGAAGAAAACTGGAATGCAAAAAGCAAAGTTTATGAATACATCCCCATTCACGGCCCAATTTTTGGTAAGGAAGATAATCTTCTAGGTTATATGATCGTTTTATTCTTTGCATTCTTTTTAGGTTATAGTGCAACATTAGCAGAACCAGCTTTGTCTGCATTAGGGAATGCGGTAGAAGAAACAACGGTTGGAACATTTCGTAAATCATTTTTGATCCAAGCTGTGGCCATCGGTGTTGGTTTTGGTACTTTAATCGGGATGTTAAAAATCTTAATTGAGCTTCCTATTGTTTGGATCTTAATTCCGATTTATATCTCTCTTTTAATTCTAAATTCAATCAGTAAGTCAGAATTTATCGAAATTGCTTGGGATAGTGCGGGTGTCACCACTGGTCCCATTACAGTTCCTCTCGTAATTGCTATGGGACTTGGAATTGGTAATCAGTTAGGCACAGTCGATGGGTTTGGAATCCTAGCGTGTGCATCTGCTTTTCCAATTTTATCTGTTTTAGTGATGGGTTTAATCGTTGAGAATTCGAGAAAACTTTCCTTAAACGAAATGGAAACAAAATCAAAGTAA
- the acpP gene encoding acyl carrier protein yields MADFEKIKSIIVEQLGVDESEVTPEAHFINDLGADSLDTVELVMALEEEFGVEISDEDAEKIQTVGDVIKFIDKLKG; encoded by the coding sequence ATGGCAGATTTCGAAAAAATTAAGTCAATCATCGTAGAACAACTTGGTGTTGATGAATCAGAAGTTACACCTGAAGCTCACTTCATCAATGATCTTGGTGCTGACTCTCTTGACACAGTTGAACTAGTAATGGCTCTTGAAGAAGAGTTTGGTGTGGAAATTTCTGATGAAGACGCAGAAAAAATCCAAACTGTAGGCGATGTAATTAAATTCATCGATAAACTTAAGGGGTAA
- the cmk gene encoding (d)CMP kinase: MSLLSIEDVIAIDGPAGSGKSTLARMIATQLGYHYLDSGAFYRALTFALWEKFKETKEDESKFPFFTEKLADATLLERDETEFGFSVAKIPVHCELSAQGENLMFLGERDISHEIRDPEITKKIRYIAPRRAFREILNRHIREFAKTHKLVMDGRDIGTEVFPKSKYKFFLTASVEVRAKRRYDELVAKGFKADLNHIKEEIVARDESDTGRTVAPLKQAPDAILIDTSTLNTETVLNTILSKVSPSGQI, from the coding sequence ATGAGTTTGTTATCAATTGAAGACGTCATTGCCATTGATGGACCAGCAGGATCTGGGAAAAGTACCCTCGCCAGAATGATCGCCACCCAATTGGGTTACCATTATTTGGATTCTGGTGCTTTTTATCGGGCGCTTACCTTTGCCCTATGGGAAAAATTCAAAGAAACAAAAGAAGATGAGTCCAAATTCCCTTTTTTCACCGAAAAATTAGCCGATGCCACCCTCCTGGAAAGGGATGAAACGGAATTCGGGTTTTCTGTGGCAAAAATTCCCGTACACTGTGAACTTTCTGCCCAAGGGGAAAACTTGATGTTTCTCGGAGAGAGGGATATCAGCCACGAAATCCGTGATCCTGAAATCACAAAAAAAATCCGCTACATTGCCCCGAGGCGTGCGTTCCGAGAAATCCTAAACCGACACATCCGGGAATTTGCCAAAACCCATAAATTGGTGATGGATGGCAGAGACATTGGAACCGAAGTCTTCCCCAAATCAAAATATAAATTTTTTCTCACTGCCTCTGTGGAAGTCCGAGCCAAACGCCGATATGATGAATTAGTTGCCAAAGGCTTCAAAGCCGATCTAAACCACATCAAAGAAGAGATTGTGGCTCGGGATGAAAGTGACACCGGCCGTACTGTGGCTCCGCTGAAACAAGCTCCCGACGCAATCCTGATTGACACGAGCACCCTCAACACAGAAACTGTCCTAAATACTATCCTGTCCAAGGTTTCACCCTCTGGGCAAATCTAA
- a CDS encoding histidine kinase dimerization/phosphoacceptor domain -containing protein: MQKENHQLDPNRIVNFERFRSRILEKLVKNSPLPELLHDIVIGIEALNPSMICSIVLIEDAKIKIGAANSLPKSFNEAIEGIPIGPNVGSCGTAAYTGKRVIVEDIDTSPLWKDYKEIALGVGLLSCWSEPIRSHMDTVIGTFAIYQKSIASPTDYDIFIISETAGLVSIAIEKSITSSKLTESEKRFRDFFEKNSSVILIIEPVSGDIYDANESAVLFYGYPHTKLTKMNIDDINIMNSDDLKKERMLALTEGKSFFIFSHQLANGEIKQVEVYSTPIETQKRTLLFSIIHDVTERNIAEEKVKSLLLEKEMILREVHHRIKNNMSILNNLLEQQARSHQNEEIRNSLHEATSRIKTMSVLYDKLYLGRTIEDLPLNEYLEPLTKEIISLFPYPVQLSFDVPNIRLSSEQLQAIGIITNELLTNSLKYGREEAKDLEIQIKVWKEDPLFFLLIRDNGTGFTLDPKNADHLGFGLTLVRMLTKQIKADLTFNGEQGAEYRFKIPIQNVT, from the coding sequence GTGCAGAAAGAAAATCACCAGTTAGATCCAAACCGAATTGTAAACTTCGAACGTTTCCGAAGTCGAATTCTGGAAAAACTCGTGAAGAATTCACCCCTACCCGAACTTTTGCATGATATTGTGATAGGGATTGAGGCACTCAATCCATCGATGATTTGCTCCATCGTTCTCATCGAAGATGCAAAAATTAAAATTGGTGCCGCAAACTCACTTCCAAAATCATTTAACGAAGCCATAGAAGGGATTCCGATAGGACCGAATGTAGGATCTTGTGGCACAGCTGCCTATACAGGAAAACGAGTCATTGTGGAAGACATAGACACAAGTCCACTTTGGAAGGATTACAAAGAAATCGCACTCGGTGTGGGACTCTTGTCGTGTTGGTCGGAACCCATCCGCTCCCATATGGACACGGTGATCGGAACCTTTGCGATCTATCAAAAATCCATCGCAAGCCCGACAGACTACGATATCTTCATCATTTCAGAAACAGCTGGGCTAGTCAGCATTGCCATCGAAAAATCAATCACGTCTTCCAAACTTACAGAAAGTGAAAAAAGGTTTCGTGATTTTTTTGAAAAGAACTCATCCGTCATCCTTATCATTGAACCCGTATCAGGTGATATATACGATGCAAATGAATCGGCAGTTTTGTTTTATGGATACCCTCACACAAAACTCACAAAAATGAATATTGATGATATCAATATTATGAATTCCGATGACCTAAAAAAAGAGAGAATGTTGGCATTAACGGAAGGAAAAAGTTTTTTTATCTTCTCCCACCAATTGGCGAATGGTGAAATCAAACAAGTGGAAGTGTATTCCACTCCAATTGAAACCCAAAAACGTACCCTTTTGTTTTCCATCATTCATGATGTGACAGAAAGAAACATTGCAGAAGAAAAAGTGAAGTCACTTTTATTAGAAAAAGAAATGATTTTACGAGAGGTACATCACCGAATCAAAAACAACATGTCGATCTTAAACAATCTTTTGGAACAACAGGCAAGATCTCACCAAAACGAAGAAATTCGAAATTCGTTACATGAAGCAACCAGTCGTATCAAAACCATGTCTGTTTTATATGATAAATTATACTTAGGTAGAACCATCGAAGATTTACCATTAAACGAATATCTAGAGCCATTGACTAAAGAAATTATTTCTTTATTCCCCTACCCTGTCCAATTGTCCTTTGATGTTCCAAACATACGTTTAAGTTCAGAACAACTACAAGCCATTGGGATCATCACCAATGAACTCTTGACCAATAGTTTGAAGTATGGACGAGAGGAAGCGAAAGATTTAGAAATTCAAATCAAAGTTTGGAAGGAAGATCCGCTATTTTTTCTTCTCATTCGAGACAATGGAACTGGATTTACCCTCGACCCGAAAAACGCAGACCATCTAGGATTCGGTCTTACTTTGGTGAGAATGTTAACCAAACAAATCAAAGCTGACCTTACCTTCAATGGCGAACAAGGTGCTGAGTATCGATTTAAAATCCCAATCCAAAACGTTACATAG